Proteins encoded in a region of the Fibrobacter sp. UWB15 genome:
- a CDS encoding HI0074 family nucleotidyltransferase substrate-binding subunit, translating to MQKFDNFVACFDVLKNSNRDMAKSDEIYRTGVIGQFSLAFELSWKTLQEVMRAHAINEAENGSPREILKAGFKYNFIDDEQTWLQMLKDRNSATHVYDEEAFEAVLNRVYDSYINAFEHFSEKMLVKIEELKD from the coding sequence ATGCAAAAGTTTGACAACTTTGTTGCATGTTTTGACGTGCTGAAAAACTCCAATCGCGATATGGCAAAAAGCGATGAAATTTATCGTACTGGTGTTATCGGACAATTTAGTCTCGCTTTTGAGTTGTCATGGAAAACTTTACAAGAAGTTATGCGAGCCCACGCCATTAACGAAGCCGAGAACGGTTCTCCGCGCGAAATCCTCAAGGCTGGTTTCAAGTATAATTTCATTGATGATGAGCAAACCTGGTTGCAAATGTTAAAAGACCGAAACTCCGCAACGCATGTCTATGACGAAGAAGCGTTTGAGGCTGTGCTAAATCGAGTTTACGACAGCTACATCAACGCTTTCGAACACTTCTCCGAAAAGATGCTCGTCAAAATTGAAGAATTGAAAGATTAA
- a CDS encoding HlyD family secretion protein, which produces MNVMKVIGKTLVVLALIALIGLGIVTLQKFATEPRDAYLQGQMEARRVLVAGKVPGRVEQLFFREGDMVEKNAIVAIISSPEIEAKKMQAQGALGAARAQANKAKNGARSEDITALKAMASRAQDAANLAKNTYDRVQKLYNEGVLPLQKRDEAETQMKASQSAADAAKAQYEQALAGARSEDKAAANALVMQAKGANAEVDAYLEETKIRAPIAGEVSVKLVEEGEVVGSGMPVVAITDLDDSWAVFHLREDLLKNVSKGKTFSMFIPALDKNVEMEVSYIASVGDYATWRSSKESGGFDLKSFEVRLRPKTKIENLRPGMSVLFPMEQVQ; this is translated from the coding sequence ATGAACGTCATGAAAGTGATTGGAAAAACTTTGGTCGTCTTGGCGTTGATTGCCCTGATTGGCCTTGGTATCGTTACCTTGCAGAAGTTCGCAACTGAACCTCGCGACGCCTATTTGCAAGGCCAGATGGAAGCTCGCCGCGTGCTTGTGGCGGGTAAGGTTCCCGGTCGCGTGGAACAGTTGTTCTTCCGCGAAGGCGACATGGTCGAAAAGAATGCCATTGTCGCTATTATTAGCAGCCCCGAAATTGAAGCCAAGAAAATGCAGGCGCAGGGTGCTTTAGGTGCGGCTCGCGCTCAGGCGAACAAGGCTAAAAATGGTGCCCGCTCCGAAGATATTACGGCCCTCAAGGCCATGGCCTCGCGCGCGCAAGATGCCGCGAACCTCGCGAAGAACACTTACGACCGTGTGCAGAAACTCTATAACGAAGGCGTGCTCCCGCTCCAGAAGCGCGACGAAGCCGAAACCCAGATGAAGGCGTCGCAGTCTGCTGCCGACGCCGCCAAGGCCCAGTATGAACAGGCGCTTGCCGGCGCCCGCAGCGAAGACAAGGCTGCCGCAAACGCACTCGTGATGCAGGCGAAGGGCGCCAACGCCGAGGTCGACGCCTACCTCGAAGAAACGAAAATCCGCGCCCCCATCGCAGGCGAAGTCTCCGTGAAACTGGTCGAAGAGGGCGAAGTCGTGGGCTCCGGCATGCCGGTAGTCGCCATTACCGACCTCGACGATTCTTGGGCCGTATTCCACTTGCGCGAAGACTTGCTCAAGAATGTGTCCAAGGGCAAGACTTTCAGCATGTTCATTCCGGCGCTCGACAAGAACGTAGAAATGGAAGTCAGCTACATTGCGTCTGTAGGCGATTACGCCACCTGGCGCAGCTCCAAGGAAAGCGGCGGCTTTGACCTCAAAAGTTTCGAAGTGCGCCTTCGCCCGAAAACCAAGATTGAAAACCTGCGCCCCGGCATGAGCGTGCTTTTCCCGATGGAACAGGTTCAGTAA
- a CDS encoding ABC transporter permease, which yields MFIDFFRAIRKIYISHNIVLWLVLLILPVVTSVFMVNFFSAEIIQHVPIGLLKQDRSQLADKVEMALRADPVLEVAVECHDRSECEHAVIRGDLQAFIVLPYDMERRALRLETPVIPVYSSGQNYLTNTFAVKEIRSVISTIGADLFTKQMDDPIHVELKSVSNNSGNYQGFLGLGLVTALFHLAGILAAVYLFSFPFRDHRVREFLQAAGGSRVVLGAATVLPLVVIQWLSMVAVYAYARRALTPMTFDEFVVVSAGQLAMFLACSGAGAAFVGITGNMRMSSSVAGVIAGPAFAFAGQTFPVMAMPLVVRGFAFLLPLTHVLKVQSTMLLGSVGKAHAWESIAILLCMALFWHLLASKLLFLRWKVAEEKEADWEAREKLHLKDKLKNIAGAVYSDLSIRKAVASEIAKRKLHKGGKND from the coding sequence TTGTTTATCGATTTCTTTAGAGCGATTCGCAAAATCTATATCAGTCACAATATCGTGTTGTGGCTGGTGCTCCTGATTTTGCCGGTGGTGACATCGGTCTTTATGGTGAATTTCTTTTCGGCCGAAATCATTCAGCATGTGCCGATTGGCCTTTTAAAGCAAGACCGTTCGCAGCTGGCCGATAAAGTCGAAATGGCATTGCGTGCAGACCCCGTGCTCGAAGTCGCGGTGGAATGCCACGACCGTAGCGAATGCGAACATGCGGTGATTCGCGGTGACTTGCAGGCGTTTATCGTGCTCCCGTACGACATGGAACGCCGGGCGCTGCGGCTTGAAACGCCCGTGATTCCGGTGTATTCCAGCGGCCAGAATTATCTTACGAATACGTTTGCAGTTAAGGAAATCCGCTCGGTGATTTCGACGATTGGCGCCGACCTGTTTACCAAGCAGATGGATGACCCGATTCATGTAGAACTCAAGTCCGTGAGCAATAACAGCGGTAACTACCAGGGTTTTTTAGGGCTCGGGCTTGTGACGGCACTTTTCCATTTGGCAGGAATTTTGGCGGCGGTGTACCTGTTCAGTTTTCCGTTCCGCGATCACCGCGTCCGCGAATTTTTGCAGGCTGCGGGTGGCTCGCGCGTGGTGCTTGGCGCTGCGACAGTTTTGCCGCTGGTCGTGATTCAGTGGCTGTCGATGGTGGCGGTGTATGCGTATGCTCGCCGTGCGCTCACCCCGATGACATTCGATGAATTCGTGGTGGTGTCTGCAGGGCAGCTGGCGATGTTTCTCGCTTGCTCTGGAGCGGGGGCCGCCTTTGTGGGCATTACAGGCAACATGCGTATGTCGTCTAGCGTGGCGGGCGTTATCGCCGGCCCCGCATTTGCCTTTGCGGGTCAGACATTCCCCGTGATGGCGATGCCCTTGGTGGTGCGCGGTTTTGCTTTCCTGCTTCCGCTCACGCATGTTTTAAAGGTGCAGTCTACCATGCTCTTGGGCTCGGTCGGCAAGGCTCACGCCTGGGAATCGATAGCAATCCTTTTATGTATGGCGCTGTTCTGGCACCTACTCGCCTCAAAATTGTTGTTCTTGCGCTGGAAAGTTGCCGAAGAAAAAGAGGCGGATTGGGAAGCCCGCGAAAAGTTGCACCTGAAGGATAAGCTGAAAAATATTGCCGGCGCCGTCTATTCGGATTTGAGTATTCGCAAGGCGGTCGCATCTGAAATTGCCAAAAGAAAATTGCATAAAGGAGGCAAAAATGATTGA
- a CDS encoding FISUMP domain-containing protein — protein MNYIIASVTKQSIFLTFSILLALLAACGDESSSSVSPEPRHCEEQSDDCDDTSSSSGDVSKNSSSSQKSADKGKSSSSVEKSKSSSSEGKVASSSSKKDENSSSSVEKAKESSSSVKPSSSSEAKSSSSEETKTSSSSGVFDVNAPCTYGDVYVEEVDGEKRAYICYEDGWKRYIPKSSSSSTPKSSSSRGYDSLPSPLHYNMSYGEFTDTRDGTKYATIDIDNKYGPDSVRLAFTVFAQNLKYHDKMVLGTEEQDDDTKVEMYCYNDSIEYCNDWWGGLYQWAEMMALPYECNSKNCADLIDPDGDGFHQGICPKGWHLLSEREMLAASYASGVGVSEIERSNTIKSEISFSLVGGRNLTGMSLIATGYRLNEMDGNKLVVFDHLNKGTYFDFPAEYEAVNAATCRGGAVYSNNAYLAMGDQKRYGVSVRCVKDY, from the coding sequence ATGAATTACATCATTGCGAGTGTAACGAAGCAATCCATCTTCTTGACATTTTCCATTCTTCTAGCCCTGCTTGCAGCATGTGGCGATGAATCCTCTTCTTCTGTTTCGCCGGAACCTCGCCACTGCGAGGAACAGAGCGATGACTGCGACGATACCAGCTCTAGTAGCGGTGATGTTTCCAAAAATTCTTCTAGCTCGCAAAAGAGCGCCGATAAGGGCAAGTCTTCTTCGTCGGTAGAAAAGTCGAAGTCCTCTTCTAGCGAAGGTAAGGTCGCCTCTTCGTCTTCTAAAAAAGACGAAAATTCTAGTTCTTCAGTAGAAAAGGCGAAGGAATCCAGTTCCTCGGTAAAGCCGTCTTCTTCTTCGGAAGCCAAGTCCAGCAGCAGCGAAGAAACGAAAACTTCTTCATCAAGTGGCGTTTTTGACGTAAACGCTCCCTGTACTTATGGAGATGTTTATGTAGAAGAAGTTGATGGTGAGAAGCGGGCTTACATTTGTTACGAAGATGGGTGGAAAAGATATATTCCGAAGTCTTCCTCTAGTTCCACACCCAAGAGCAGCAGCAGCCGGGGCTATGACTCTTTGCCGAGTCCGTTGCACTATAATATGAGCTATGGTGAGTTCACGGATACTCGTGATGGTACAAAGTACGCCACAATCGATATCGATAACAAGTACGGCCCCGATAGTGTGCGCCTTGCCTTTACCGTGTTTGCCCAGAATCTTAAGTATCACGACAAGATGGTTCTCGGTACAGAAGAGCAGGATGACGATACGAAGGTCGAAATGTACTGTTACAATGACAGTATCGAGTATTGCAATGACTGGTGGGGCGGTCTGTACCAGTGGGCAGAAATGATGGCTCTGCCTTATGAGTGTAATAGCAAAAATTGTGCCGACTTGATTGACCCCGATGGAGATGGGTTCCACCAGGGAATTTGCCCGAAGGGGTGGCATTTGCTTTCTGAAAGAGAAATGCTTGCTGCATCTTATGCTTCTGGCGTTGGCGTAAGTGAAATTGAAAGATCAAATACTATAAAATCGGAAATTTCCTTTTCGTTGGTCGGAGGAAGAAATCTTACGGGAATGAGCTTGATTGCGACCGGCTATCGGTTGAATGAAATGGATGGAAATAAATTGGTTGTGTTCGATCACCTTAATAAGGGTACATATTTTGATTTTCCTGCAGAATATGAGGCCGTGAATGCCGCTACATGTAGAGGTGGAGCAGTGTATTCAAATAATGCGTATTTGGCGATGGGTGATCAAAAAAGATACGGCGTTTCCGTTCGCTGCGTAAAGGACTATTAA
- a CDS encoding ScpA family protein, with product MTEVEEQEEYEVRIGAFNGPMDLLVYLVQKKEVPLEQISIAEIADQFLKWVNEYEGTDLSKAGDFLYMASRLMALKVQELLPAEQRDPEMEAEYNEDREQLMKEMLEYQRFKQVASGLQEMESENFGTYSRGRLEKTQTDEETLADANIWQLFRAYQKSLKTKISETIHHIELDYVTIQDRQQAINNYLAVNGRALFEDLLDNDSHPIVAAVTFMAMLEMIKTDEIVFRQSELFGPIWIYRKKNNADYAEEMAHETVFFSKDPDVKPGLVEAIRNQAIARSKEQTVGDLAAVMREAVLWTERGRNVSDDDLTAMLEGREDLSEVQENPFAEMMKEDEATENAQASAEGAQAPAEGTAQVVESAPETSAPTTETVAEETSAPVEETPVEENEEWSASLSTTPRDDVSEEPVDASIEPAEEISSEEPQPADNMTDEEFEAFMKKAQAFYDSQANENSDSDDDDDFPSIEVHTND from the coding sequence ATGACCGAAGTCGAAGAACAGGAAGAATACGAAGTTCGCATCGGGGCGTTCAATGGCCCGATGGACTTGCTGGTGTATCTTGTTCAGAAGAAGGAAGTTCCGCTCGAACAGATTTCGATTGCCGAAATTGCGGACCAGTTTTTAAAGTGGGTGAACGAGTACGAGGGTACCGACCTGTCGAAGGCGGGCGACTTCTTGTACATGGCGAGCCGCCTGATGGCCTTAAAAGTGCAGGAACTTTTGCCGGCCGAACAGCGTGACCCCGAGATGGAAGCGGAATACAACGAAGACCGCGAACAGCTCATGAAGGAAATGCTGGAATACCAGCGCTTCAAGCAAGTCGCGAGCGGCCTCCAGGAAATGGAAAGCGAAAACTTCGGTACGTATTCCCGCGGACGCCTCGAAAAAACGCAGACCGACGAAGAGACTTTGGCCGACGCAAACATCTGGCAGCTTTTCCGCGCTTACCAGAAGAGCCTGAAGACCAAGATTTCGGAAACGATTCACCACATCGAACTCGACTACGTGACCATTCAGGACCGTCAGCAGGCAATCAACAATTATCTTGCGGTGAATGGCCGCGCCCTGTTCGAAGACTTGCTTGACAACGATTCTCACCCGATTGTCGCGGCAGTGACCTTCATGGCCATGCTCGAGATGATCAAGACGGACGAAATCGTGTTCCGCCAGAGCGAACTGTTTGGTCCAATTTGGATTTACCGCAAGAAGAACAACGCCGACTACGCCGAAGAAATGGCGCACGAGACCGTATTCTTCAGCAAAGATCCGGACGTGAAGCCGGGCCTTGTGGAAGCGATTCGCAACCAGGCGATTGCTCGCTCCAAGGAGCAGACCGTGGGCGACTTGGCCGCGGTGATGCGCGAGGCCGTGCTGTGGACGGAACGCGGACGGAACGTGAGCGACGACGATTTGACCGCCATGCTCGAAGGTCGCGAAGACTTGAGCGAAGTGCAAGAAAACCCGTTCGCCGAGATGATGAAGGAAGACGAGGCGACAGAGAATGCCCAGGCTTCTGCGGAAGGTGCGCAGGCCCCGGCAGAAGGAACCGCGCAGGTTGTTGAATCTGCTCCCGAAACAAGCGCGCCGACAACTGAAACGGTTGCGGAAGAAACAAGCGCGCCCGTCGAAGAAACTCCGGTGGAAGAAAATGAGGAATGGAGCGCTTCGTTGTCTACGACTCCTCGCGATGACGTGAGCGAAGAACCTGTCGACGCCTCGATCGAGCCTGCAGAAGAAATCTCCTCTGAAGAGCCGCAGCCCGCTGACAACATGACGGACGAAGAATTCGAAGCGTTCATGAAAAAAGCCCAGGCGTTCTATGACTCCCAGGCTAATGAAAATTCTGATTCAGACGACGATGACGATTTCCCGTCTATAGAGGTTCATACTAATGACTAG
- a CDS encoding TolC family protein, which produces MKKCVILGIAASAAVFAAPISLSDAIAMAKANNSQIKAEKAKVDMAESGQSEARSRFMPQLSLTASVTKINDPIYIDLGEIQQGLSGLAGGLSTVGPAGVYSKAYIDAYNKAQAGYEQAYAGARAQGLSEAQANAFAQEKVGGTAQEIAQQTADKYAADSKQQLDAAKAKIDDADFRMKVQDDVFFNARLTAIWPIFTGLKIYSAYDAAKENVNAKKAAFDMAQNTILMDVATKYFTLRLAEELTVLRESTKKNLEEHLARSKKLEEGGQISKAERLRAEVALAEAENALEDSYRDQTLARLALASLLHTDTNITAITPVLAPEQTLAMEEFKQLAMDRHPGLRQLRTERKRSQDAVSAARADYFPTVALFAYKELYTRDLTLLEPDWAVGAKMQWDLFKGGETRSKVSNAKALDRSLSSMEEQTMDNIGLLVEKRWREMEHAKSRLESLKKTRELAEEAHRSQTLAYEAGLATGLDVVDAELALSRLQVADLKAHYDAVVAWLGLLEASGEVVNAGEMLKNVKPVEEKTAEVSKPEEPVAEPVAVPVASDSTNAAASPSTNVIANPEGVKQSTAADSAPADSAKAPETATPATPAN; this is translated from the coding sequence ATGAAAAAGTGTGTGATTTTGGGTATTGCAGCGAGTGCTGCCGTTTTTGCAGCACCCATTTCGCTCTCCGATGCCATTGCGATGGCAAAGGCGAACAATTCGCAGATTAAGGCTGAAAAGGCTAAAGTGGATATGGCTGAGAGTGGACAGTCTGAGGCCCGTTCCCGTTTTATGCCTCAGTTGTCGTTGACCGCCAGCGTTACAAAAATCAACGACCCCATATATATTGACTTGGGTGAAATTCAACAGGGGCTAAGTGGCCTTGCAGGCGGACTTTCGACTGTTGGCCCTGCGGGAGTGTATTCAAAAGCTTATATCGATGCCTACAATAAGGCTCAGGCCGGTTATGAACAGGCGTATGCCGGTGCAAGGGCGCAAGGTCTGAGCGAAGCCCAGGCGAACGCTTTTGCCCAAGAAAAGGTCGGTGGTACGGCTCAAGAAATCGCTCAACAGACGGCAGACAAGTATGCGGCTGACAGCAAGCAACAGCTTGATGCCGCCAAAGCGAAAATCGACGATGCCGATTTCCGCATGAAGGTGCAGGACGACGTGTTCTTTAATGCGCGCTTGACTGCTATTTGGCCGATTTTTACGGGCCTCAAGATTTATTCCGCCTACGATGCCGCCAAAGAAAACGTGAATGCCAAGAAGGCGGCCTTTGACATGGCGCAAAACACAATCCTCATGGATGTGGCTACCAAGTACTTTACGCTTCGCCTGGCCGAAGAATTGACGGTGCTTCGCGAAAGCACCAAGAAGAACTTGGAAGAACACTTGGCCCGCTCCAAGAAACTGGAAGAAGGTGGCCAGATTAGCAAGGCGGAACGCTTGCGCGCCGAAGTGGCTTTGGCTGAGGCTGAAAACGCGCTTGAAGATTCTTACCGCGACCAAACTCTTGCTCGCTTGGCTCTTGCAAGTCTGTTGCATACGGACACGAACATTACGGCTATCACTCCGGTGCTTGCTCCGGAGCAGACCTTGGCCATGGAAGAATTCAAGCAGCTTGCGATGGATAGACACCCGGGTCTGCGTCAGTTGCGCACCGAGCGCAAGCGCAGTCAAGATGCGGTAAGTGCTGCCCGCGCCGATTATTTCCCGACGGTGGCGCTATTCGCCTACAAGGAACTTTATACCCGCGACTTGACGCTCTTGGAACCCGATTGGGCGGTGGGTGCCAAGATGCAGTGGGACTTGTTCAAGGGCGGCGAGACTCGCTCTAAGGTGAGCAACGCGAAGGCTCTCGACCGTTCGCTTTCGAGTATGGAAGAGCAGACCATGGATAACATTGGCCTGCTGGTTGAAAAACGCTGGCGTGAAATGGAGCATGCCAAGAGCCGCTTGGAAAGCCTGAAGAAGACTCGCGAACTTGCCGAAGAAGCGCACCGCAGCCAGACTTTGGCTTACGAAGCGGGCCTTGCCACGGGCTTGGATGTAGTGGATGCAGAACTTGCGCTTTCGCGCTTGCAGGTGGCTGACTTGAAGGCGCATTACGACGCGGTGGTCGCCTGGCTTGGACTTTTGGAAGCAAGTGGAGAAGTGGTGAATGCGGGCGAGATGCTCAAGAACGTAAAGCCTGTGGAAGAAAAAACGGCTGAGGTGTCGAAGCCCGAAGAACCCGTTGCAGAACCTGTAGCCGTACCGGTTGCAAGCGACTCTACCAACGCTGCCGCGAGCCCCTCAACAAACGTCATTGCGAACCCCGAAGGGGTGAAGCAATCTACAGCAGCAGATTCTGCACCGGCAGATAGCGCCAAGGCGCCAGAAACGGCAACGCCTGCTACACCCGCAAACTGA
- a CDS encoding nucleotidyltransferase domain-containing protein has protein sequence MNLPINIIHQIETFAKECFLDRVILFGSRARGTNRERSDIDLAVSGGNLARFEELLEEKADTLLSFDVINMDGVASRKLKDNIQREGVLLYAKV, from the coding sequence ATGAACTTGCCGATAAACATAATACACCAGATAGAGACCTTTGCCAAGGAATGTTTCCTTGACCGCGTTATTCTATTTGGTTCTAGGGCTCGAGGTACAAACCGCGAACGCAGTGATATTGACCTCGCGGTGTCCGGCGGCAATCTGGCCCGTTTTGAGGAACTGCTTGAAGAAAAAGCAGACACCTTGCTTTCGTTCGATGTAATTAACATGGACGGAGTTGCTTCAAGAAAATTGAAAGACAACATCCAGCGCGAGGGAGTCCTGCTTTATGCAAAAGTTTGA
- a CDS encoding ABC transporter permease, giving the protein MIDLFKRLFKVAFAEWKLFYTDPAAVLLLVVAGLLYAFYYPTPYMKQTATDVPVAVVDLDHTVMSRELTQMSAAAQQIDVRYVFSDIREAEQAMAEEKIYGFMVIPKDMEKTLRNGGKTNVNVFTHGAYVMLHGNIGTAFTTCALTVGATTKVKRIALGKKVPAAKAIAMRDPIPISVQTMYNNTGSYSNYVVPSVLVLILQQTLVIGICILGGARAHRKFRKLQRDSSVENELMPYRYFGRSLAYFLHYCSFILFYHFVVYNVFDFPRRGEILPMVAFAIVFLFSVINFGMVLSQVFLRRETSMQLFLYMSIPILFLSNFSWPTELIPTWMKGFSCLLPSTFAIPAWLAIEQRGADIYDAASLLLPLAMQAVFYLLLGLVLTNLRDGSKLKTGDM; this is encoded by the coding sequence ATGATTGACCTCTTTAAGCGACTTTTTAAGGTGGCGTTTGCCGAATGGAAGCTTTTTTACACCGACCCTGCGGCGGTACTGTTGCTGGTGGTGGCGGGCTTGCTTTACGCCTTCTATTACCCGACGCCTTACATGAAACAGACGGCAACAGATGTGCCTGTGGCCGTGGTAGATTTAGATCATACTGTCATGTCGCGCGAACTCACGCAGATGTCTGCCGCAGCCCAGCAGATTGATGTGCGCTATGTGTTTTCGGATATCCGCGAAGCGGAACAGGCCATGGCCGAAGAAAAAATCTACGGTTTCATGGTGATTCCCAAAGACATGGAGAAAACGCTCCGTAACGGTGGCAAGACGAACGTGAACGTGTTTACGCACGGTGCCTACGTGATGCTTCACGGCAATATTGGAACCGCATTTACCACATGCGCATTGACTGTTGGGGCTACCACCAAAGTCAAGCGAATAGCCCTCGGCAAAAAAGTTCCGGCGGCCAAGGCGATTGCCATGCGCGACCCGATACCCATCAGCGTGCAGACCATGTACAACAACACGGGTAGCTATTCGAATTATGTGGTGCCGAGCGTGTTGGTGCTGATTTTGCAGCAGACGCTTGTGATTGGCATCTGCATTCTGGGCGGTGCCCGTGCTCACCGCAAGTTCCGCAAGTTGCAACGCGACAGTTCTGTCGAAAACGAGTTGATGCCTTACCGTTACTTTGGGCGTTCGCTTGCGTACTTCTTGCATTACTGCAGCTTTATCCTGTTCTACCACTTTGTAGTGTACAACGTGTTCGATTTTCCGCGCCGTGGCGAAATTTTGCCGATGGTGGCTTTTGCAATCGTGTTCCTGTTTTCGGTCATCAACTTCGGGATGGTACTTTCGCAGGTGTTCTTGCGCCGCGAAACGAGCATGCAGCTGTTCCTGTACATGAGCATTCCGATTCTGTTCCTTTCGAACTTTAGCTGGCCCACCGAACTGATTCCGACGTGGATGAAGGGTTTCTCTTGCTTGTTGCCCTCGACGTTTGCCATTCCGGCATGGCTTGCCATTGAGCAGCGCGGCGCCGACATTTACGATGCGGCATCGCTTCTGTTGCCGCTTGCGATGCAGGCGGTATTCTACCTGTTGCTCGGGCTCGTGCTTACCAACCTCCGCGACGGTAGCAAACTGAAAACCGGCGATATGTAA
- a CDS encoding zinc metallopeptidase codes for MMFDPLYMMILLVTLALSGSVSWMVKSRFNAGQKVGISSGLTGADVAKAILMDAGITDVKVLQHHGFLSDHYNPLNKTLNLSPEVYNGRNASAAGVAAHEVGHAIQHAQGYFPLWLRSFIVPAANLGSNLGPWLVILGIILMSAGRALGYSLAVAGVLLFGIATLFTLVTVPVEFDASSRAKKVLARLDIVAQGREYNTVSGVLFAAGLTYVAAAIGSIMQLLYWAYRAGLIGGRRD; via the coding sequence ATGATGTTCGATCCTTTATACATGATGATTCTCCTGGTGACGCTCGCTTTGTCTGGTAGCGTTTCCTGGATGGTCAAGTCCCGTTTTAACGCTGGCCAGAAGGTCGGCATTTCGAGCGGCCTTACCGGTGCCGATGTGGCGAAGGCAATTCTCATGGATGCGGGCATTACCGACGTGAAGGTGCTGCAGCATCACGGGTTCTTGTCGGACCATTACAATCCGCTGAACAAGACTCTGAACTTGTCGCCCGAAGTCTATAACGGCCGCAATGCATCTGCCGCGGGCGTTGCCGCTCACGAAGTGGGCCACGCCATTCAGCATGCGCAGGGGTATTTCCCGCTGTGGCTGCGTTCGTTTATTGTGCCTGCCGCAAACCTTGGCTCGAATCTTGGCCCGTGGCTTGTGATTCTTGGCATCATCCTGATGAGTGCGGGCCGTGCGCTCGGCTATTCGCTCGCCGTGGCGGGTGTGCTGCTGTTCGGTATCGCGACACTCTTTACGCTGGTGACCGTGCCGGTGGAATTCGATGCTTCTTCCCGCGCCAAAAAGGTGCTTGCTCGCCTCGACATCGTGGCGCAGGGCCGCGAATACAATACGGTTTCGGGAGTGCTGTTTGCCGCAGGGCTTACCTACGTGGCAGCCGCCATCGGTTCCATTATGCAGTTGCTTTATTGGGCGTACCGAGCCGGACTTATCGGCGGTCGGCGAGACTAG